The Corallococcus exiguus genome has a window encoding:
- a CDS encoding C40 family peptidase, with protein sequence MPIITSQRATFLQLVLAQMHSPYRWGAKGQRTSVEGPRLFDCSGLVTWAWHQVGGKDWRATHNTDRLWAECLPVASVADLQPGDLVLYGKAGDPDHVMVHVGAGVVVGASGGGSKTLTLEDAARADAKVKAFTRVEYRPDLLGFRCLPFVS encoded by the coding sequence GTGCCCATTATCACCTCGCAGCGCGCCACCTTCCTGCAGCTTGTCCTCGCCCAGATGCACTCGCCCTACCGGTGGGGCGCGAAGGGCCAGCGCACTTCGGTGGAGGGCCCGCGCCTCTTCGATTGCAGCGGCCTCGTGACGTGGGCTTGGCACCAAGTGGGCGGGAAGGACTGGCGCGCGACGCACAACACGGACCGGCTGTGGGCGGAGTGCCTGCCGGTGGCGAGCGTAGCGGACCTCCAGCCCGGAGACCTGGTGCTGTACGGCAAGGCCGGGGACCCGGATCACGTCATGGTGCACGTGGGCGCGGGCGTGGTGGTTGGTGCGTCCGGGGGCGGCAGCAAGACGCTCACGCTGGAGGACGCGGCGCGCGCGGACGCGAAGGTGAAGGCCTTCACGCGCGTGGAGTACCGGCCGGACCTGCTGGGCTTCCGGTGCCTGCCCTTCGTCTCGTGA
- a CDS encoding terminase large subunit domain-containing protein, translating to MTKSKAVTAGKDLLHGLPVIRPETHGRHSRLDELALILREKFGTTAGFSDRLGLTPQELLVLFYEPEYSLRPAQQPPDMIAAEHARWRTWFLLGGRGAGKTHAGACAVLREAKADPEARILIVGPTYTEIQKNQLEGPSGIITLAPPWFRPEHLKSKKQLIFPNGVKADYLPAADADKFRGYGYTFEWLDEVVAWKKDPVAVWNECCRVGRGTSARMRKLGRSSRKVITTTPAPTELFREILKQRDGLVLSRSSTLDNSAHLDDAYSLQARDAAKSAIGRREFYGELEFDLDPALFRGVDWNASRVKPKDAPSVFDFIVVGLDPATGEKKGADMHGIVVVGVRREEDGRDHAYVLADLSLKSPEPAAWAKKAVAALKAWEPHAKKDSGGRPRAWIMAETNTGGSMVRSTIHTLAKVKVLTERARNSKAERAAPVSMLAAAGLVHMVGKLDKLEEQLSKFTGAPGGHARDDRVDAMVWPIYKHVVKMRRNVGAAADPEPEDTSGEE from the coding sequence ATGACCAAATCGAAAGCCGTCACCGCCGGGAAGGACCTGCTCCATGGCCTTCCCGTCATCCGCCCCGAGACGCACGGCCGCCACTCGCGCCTGGATGAACTGGCGCTCATCCTCCGGGAGAAGTTCGGCACCACGGCGGGCTTCTCGGACCGGTTGGGCCTCACGCCCCAGGAGCTGCTCGTCCTCTTCTACGAGCCCGAGTACTCCCTCCGCCCCGCCCAGCAGCCGCCGGACATGATTGCCGCCGAGCACGCGCGCTGGCGGACGTGGTTCCTGCTGGGCGGGCGCGGCGCCGGCAAGACGCACGCGGGCGCCTGTGCCGTGCTGCGCGAGGCGAAGGCGGACCCCGAGGCGCGCATCCTCATCGTCGGCCCCACGTACACGGAGATTCAGAAGAACCAGCTCGAAGGCCCCAGCGGCATCATCACCCTGGCGCCGCCGTGGTTCCGCCCCGAGCATCTGAAGTCGAAGAAGCAGCTCATCTTCCCCAATGGCGTGAAGGCCGACTACCTGCCGGCTGCGGACGCGGACAAGTTCCGCGGCTACGGCTACACCTTCGAGTGGCTGGATGAGGTGGTGGCCTGGAAGAAGGACCCCGTCGCCGTCTGGAATGAGTGCTGCCGCGTCGGTCGCGGCACGTCCGCGCGAATGCGCAAGCTGGGACGCTCCAGCCGCAAGGTCATCACCACCACGCCCGCGCCCACGGAGCTCTTCCGCGAAATCCTCAAGCAGCGGGATGGACTCGTGCTCTCGCGCTCCAGCACGTTGGACAACAGCGCGCACCTGGACGACGCCTATTCCCTCCAGGCGCGTGACGCAGCGAAGAGCGCCATCGGCAGGCGTGAGTTCTACGGCGAGCTGGAGTTCGATTTGGACCCGGCCCTCTTCAGGGGGGTGGACTGGAACGCCTCGCGCGTGAAGCCGAAGGACGCGCCCTCCGTCTTCGACTTCATCGTCGTGGGCCTGGACCCCGCCACCGGCGAGAAGAAGGGCGCGGACATGCACGGCATCGTGGTGGTGGGCGTGCGCCGCGAGGAGGACGGGCGCGACCATGCCTACGTGCTCGCAGACCTCTCCCTGAAGAGCCCGGAGCCGGCGGCCTGGGCGAAGAAGGCGGTGGCCGCGCTCAAGGCCTGGGAGCCCCACGCGAAGAAGGACAGCGGCGGGCGGCCCCGCGCGTGGATCATGGCGGAGACGAACACGGGCGGCAGCATGGTGCGGTCCACCATCCATACCCTGGCGAAGGTGAAGGTGCTCACCGAGCGCGCGCGCAACTCGAAGGCGGAGCGCGCGGCGCCCGTATCCATGCTCGCTGCGGCGGGCCTCGTGCACATGGTGGGGAAGCTCGACAAGCTGGAGGAGCAGTTGTCGAAGTTCACCGGTGCCCCGGGCGGCCACGCGCGGGATGACCGCGTGGATGCCATGGTGTGGCCCATCTACAAGCACGTCGTGAAGATGCGGCGCAACGTCGGCGCGGCGGCGGACCCGGAGCCCGAGGACACGAGCGGCGAGGAGTAG
- a CDS encoding phage portal protein, translated as MASILFRVAKALGLVPTPRGGGQQLVHALPLVSFSPRRGSREVLRAYKENAWLRLVVDTVAEKVATPRWRVYKRARPGVLGVLDQRLKSADPALRTKALKDASAAGELVELPDHELLRLLEAPHPKYPGRAYRKLSQEHVDLVGEAFFWLRRDDTGRVVGWEVVPPHRVMMTPTPESPVFFLSYNTFVGAVSESDVLWFKHLDPEAPEDRGAGAGMALGDELDTAEAISRATKSTFERGGVPAAIVGLGNKSDDDGSTTSESAQDLEARFNAQHQGPSNAGKVWFAPAGVSLAQVQVNFRELQTEELKKGLLDFIRQTYNVPPELVGDLTSSNRSTAESAEYTLADFAVLPRLEFWRTWLQHCLVPLVDRDAILDYDDPRPQEFERVFRLMTTQPTEAFTYNEVRELAGYEPDPLLEGKRPPPLPGAGGGNNPQSASANATPNPPRDRSGEEGRL; from the coding sequence ATGGCCTCCATTCTCTTTCGCGTCGCGAAGGCGCTCGGTCTCGTGCCGACACCTCGGGGCGGTGGACAGCAGCTCGTTCACGCCCTGCCGCTCGTCAGCTTCAGTCCGCGTCGAGGCAGCCGCGAGGTGTTGCGCGCGTACAAGGAAAACGCGTGGCTGCGCCTCGTGGTGGACACCGTGGCCGAGAAGGTGGCCACGCCCCGCTGGCGCGTCTATAAGCGCGCCCGGCCCGGCGTCCTGGGCGTGCTCGACCAGCGACTGAAGTCCGCCGACCCAGCGCTGCGCACCAAGGCGCTGAAGGATGCGAGCGCCGCGGGCGAACTGGTGGAACTGCCGGACCACGAACTGCTGCGCCTGCTGGAAGCGCCGCACCCGAAGTACCCCGGGCGGGCCTACCGAAAGCTCAGTCAGGAGCACGTGGACCTGGTGGGTGAGGCCTTCTTCTGGCTGCGCCGGGATGACACCGGCCGCGTGGTGGGCTGGGAGGTGGTGCCTCCACACCGGGTGATGATGACGCCCACGCCGGAGTCCCCCGTCTTCTTCCTCAGCTACAACACCTTCGTCGGCGCGGTGTCCGAGTCGGACGTCCTCTGGTTCAAGCACCTGGATCCGGAGGCTCCCGAGGACCGTGGGGCCGGCGCCGGCATGGCACTGGGTGATGAATTGGACACGGCGGAGGCCATCTCCCGCGCGACGAAGTCTACCTTCGAACGCGGGGGCGTTCCGGCTGCCATCGTTGGCTTGGGCAACAAGAGTGACGACGACGGCAGCACCACGAGCGAGTCTGCTCAAGACCTGGAAGCGCGCTTCAACGCACAGCACCAGGGCCCGAGCAACGCGGGCAAGGTGTGGTTCGCGCCAGCGGGCGTCTCTCTTGCGCAGGTGCAGGTGAACTTCCGGGAGCTCCAGACGGAGGAGCTGAAGAAGGGTCTGCTGGACTTCATCCGCCAGACGTACAACGTGCCGCCGGAACTGGTGGGCGACCTCACGTCCAGCAACCGCTCCACTGCGGAGAGCGCCGAGTACACCCTCGCGGACTTCGCCGTCCTGCCCCGCCTGGAGTTCTGGCGCACGTGGCTCCAGCACTGCCTGGTGCCCCTCGTCGATAGGGACGCCATCCTCGACTACGACGACCCGCGCCCTCAGGAGTTCGAGCGTGTCTTCAGGTTGATGACGACGCAGCCTACCGAGGCATTCACCTACAACGAGGTGCGCGAGCTGGCGGGCTACGAGCCGGACCCGCTCCTCGAGGGCAAGCGCCCCCCTCCCCTGCCCGGTGCTGGAGGGGGCAACAACCCGCAGTCGGCGTCCGCGAACGCCACACCCAACCCGCCGAGAGACAGGAGCGGCGAAGAGGGGCGGCTGTAG
- a CDS encoding HK97 family phage prohead protease, with the protein MDRRPRTKRSTRALKLKLYEPPATAAPPAQASTPPVFRLIDPPEEYDRDGDRMAAGALRLPPGQADVPLYWDHSHQDPKASGRFPVGRARIWWEGGEPLMSPLFDGIGEVSQLCAAKVKARTLDACSIGYLTLSARPNDRGGEDVQQAELVEVSITGIGAKRSARRLKSMATPEEVQQTFDQMANDIAETKALVAEVKEMVAKLVPAPEETKSEEGQEGEGAAEGEDAVTKYFRSLVTKKA; encoded by the coding sequence ATGGACAGACGCCCGCGCACCAAGCGCAGCACGCGCGCCCTCAAGCTGAAGCTCTACGAGCCCCCCGCCACTGCTGCGCCGCCCGCGCAGGCCAGCACGCCTCCCGTCTTCCGGCTGATTGACCCGCCAGAGGAGTACGACCGCGACGGGGACCGGATGGCGGCGGGTGCGCTGCGCCTACCGCCCGGCCAGGCGGACGTGCCCCTCTACTGGGACCACAGCCACCAGGACCCGAAGGCCTCCGGCCGCTTCCCCGTCGGTCGCGCGCGCATCTGGTGGGAGGGCGGCGAGCCGCTCATGTCCCCCCTCTTCGATGGCATCGGCGAAGTCTCTCAACTCTGCGCTGCGAAGGTGAAAGCCCGCACCCTCGACGCGTGCTCCATCGGCTACCTCACGCTGTCCGCCCGCCCCAACGACAGGGGTGGCGAGGACGTGCAGCAGGCGGAGCTGGTGGAGGTTTCCATCACGGGCATTGGCGCGAAGCGTTCCGCGCGGAGACTCAAGAGCATGGCGACCCCCGAGGAAGTGCAGCAGACGTTCGACCAGATGGCCAATGACATCGCCGAGACGAAGGCGCTGGTGGCCGAGGTGAAGGAGATGGTGGCGAAGCTGGTGCCGGCGCCCGAGGAGACGAAGAGCGAGGAGGGCCAGGAAGGAGAGGGCGCTGCCGAGGGCGAGGACGCGGTGACGAAGTACTTCCGCAGCCTCGTCACGAAGAAGGCGTAG
- a CDS encoding phage major capsid protein has protein sequence MSTPPKLAAPAAVPPVVEAALAPIILKHVEAALAARPAIISPAAPGRAPALLKYKGMFDTEQPALAALGLRLKAAFLEYEDRTGREKAKNLNQPLREWLEKVKSAGVFESVFAQGGSIWARESRSEEIIDALRPASILLRAGPRIESGYGSKLTIGVINEGVHVAWEGEDEESSESDLDTGDLILGAFKAMGTIRIANSLMRKGNLRSAEQLAADVGRAMGLAFDQAGLVGKGSKTPTGIVNTAGITKKAITGTTIEQKVADLKAMVADVMEANIPLEGANPFYFMTSTTMMGLSSLRDAASSGTGGWVFPGLQDLQNPTINGFPVGHTQTLAGKNIIGFGLAQELYFGNASPLEMELGENGNDFNRDRKTLRGVQEGDWQVRRPKAFSVRTGVTY, from the coding sequence ATGTCCACGCCCCCGAAGCTCGCCGCGCCCGCCGCCGTCCCCCCGGTGGTGGAGGCCGCGCTCGCGCCCATCATCCTCAAGCACGTCGAGGCCGCGCTCGCCGCGCGTCCCGCCATCATCAGCCCCGCGGCGCCCGGTCGCGCGCCCGCCCTGCTGAAGTACAAGGGCATGTTCGACACGGAGCAGCCGGCGCTCGCCGCGTTGGGCCTGCGCCTCAAGGCCGCCTTCCTGGAGTACGAGGACCGCACCGGCCGCGAGAAGGCCAAGAACCTCAACCAGCCGCTGCGTGAGTGGCTGGAGAAGGTGAAGTCCGCGGGCGTCTTCGAGTCCGTCTTCGCCCAGGGCGGCAGTATCTGGGCGCGCGAGTCCCGCAGCGAGGAGATCATCGACGCGCTGCGCCCCGCCTCCATCCTCCTGCGCGCCGGCCCGCGCATCGAGTCGGGCTACGGCTCCAAGCTCACCATCGGCGTCATCAACGAAGGCGTGCATGTGGCGTGGGAGGGCGAAGACGAGGAGTCCAGCGAGTCCGACCTGGACACGGGGGACCTCATCCTCGGCGCCTTCAAGGCCATGGGCACCATCCGCATCGCCAACAGCCTCATGCGCAAGGGCAACCTGCGTTCCGCCGAGCAGCTCGCCGCCGACGTGGGCCGTGCCATGGGCTTGGCCTTCGACCAGGCGGGGCTCGTGGGCAAGGGCTCGAAGACGCCGACGGGCATCGTCAACACCGCTGGCATCACGAAGAAGGCCATCACCGGCACCACCATCGAACAGAAGGTCGCGGACCTGAAGGCCATGGTGGCCGACGTCATGGAGGCGAACATCCCGCTGGAGGGCGCCAACCCGTTCTACTTCATGACCTCCACGACGATGATGGGCCTCTCCAGCCTGCGCGACGCGGCCTCGTCTGGCACCGGCGGCTGGGTGTTCCCCGGCCTCCAGGACCTGCAGAACCCCACCATCAACGGGTTCCCCGTGGGGCACACGCAGACGCTGGCGGGCAAGAACATCATCGGCTTCGGACTCGCGCAGGAGCTGTACTTCGGCAACGCCTCGCCGCTGGAGATGGAGCTGGGCGAGAACGGCAACGACTTCAATCGCGACCGCAAGACGCTGCGCGGGGTGCAGGAGGGCGACTGGCAGGTGCGCCGTCCGAAGGCCTTCTCCGTCCGCACGGGTGTCACCTACTAG